AAAAGTTAACAGGGGGAAGAGATGGGAAAGGCAAAATTTGAGCGGAAAAAACCGCATGTTAATATCGGCACTGTAGGCCACATCGATCATGGTAAAACCACCCTGACAGCAGCCATAACTAAGGTTTTGAGCATGAAGGGCGGAGGCAGTTTTGTAGCTTTTGATCAGATTGACAAGGCCCCTGAAGAAAAGGAACGAGGCATCACCATAGCAACTGCTCACGTAGAGTACGAGTCCGACAATCGTCACTACGCTCATGTGGACTGCCCGGGTCACGCCGACTACATCAAAAACATGATTACAGGTGCAGCACAGATGGACGGTGCCATTCTGGTGGTAGCAGCCACAGATGGTCCTATGCCCCAGACAAGAGAGCACATCCTTCTTGCCCGTCAGGTAGGTGTTCCCAGTCTTGTAGTTTTTCTGAACAAGGTAGACCTTGTTGATGATCCAGAACTTCTTGAACTGGTAGAACTTGAAGTGCGCGAACTTTTGACAAAGTATGGATTTCCCGGAGACGATACACCTGTAATACACGGCAGCGCCCTGAAGGCTCTTGAGACAGAAGATTCCGGTTCAGAAGAAGCCAAGTGCATTCATGAGCTTGTAGAAGCCTGCGACACATTTATACCTGAGCCTGAGCGCGACATTGACAGGCCATTTTTGATGCCCATTGAAGATGTCTTTTCCATATCCGGTCGCGGTACGGTAGTGACCGGCCGAGTGGAGCGTGGCATCATCAAGGTAGGCGAAGAGGTTGAGATTGTGGGCATGAAAGACACCACCAAGACAGTTTGCACAGGTGTTGAAATGTTCCGCAAGATTCTTGATCAGGGTCAGGCTGGTGATAATGTGGGAGTACTTCTTCGGGGCATCAAGCGAGATGATGTAGAACGCGGGCAGGTTCTTGCAGCGCCCAAGTCCATAACCCCTCATCGTCGTTTCAAGGCCGAAGTATATGTACTGAGCAAGGAAGAAGGTGGACGTCATACGCCGTTTTTCGGTGGTTACCGTCCCCAGTTTTATTTCCGTACCACCGACGTAACCGGTGTAGTGACACTGCCTGAAGGTGTGGAAATGATAATGCCCGGAGACAATACAACATTTGATGTTGAGATGATAGCGCCAATAGCCATGGAACCAGGACTGCGCTTTGCAATTCGTGAAGGCGGCAGAACAGTGGGCGCAGGCGTTGTGTCTGAAATTACGGAGTAATATAATGGTTACCATGAACAGTGAAAGAATCAGAATTAAGCTGCGTGCATACGATTACCGTATTCTGGATAAAGCGGTAGCTGAGATTGTTGATTCAGCCAAGAATACCGGTGCCGGAGTTGCAGGACCGATACCTTTACCCACCAGGGTTCACAAATACACAGT
The Desulfonatronovibrio magnus DNA segment above includes these coding regions:
- the tuf gene encoding elongation factor Tu, with the translated sequence MGKAKFERKKPHVNIGTVGHIDHGKTTLTAAITKVLSMKGGGSFVAFDQIDKAPEEKERGITIATAHVEYESDNRHYAHVDCPGHADYIKNMITGAAQMDGAILVVAATDGPMPQTREHILLARQVGVPSLVVFLNKVDLVDDPELLELVELEVRELLTKYGFPGDDTPVIHGSALKALETEDSGSEEAKCIHELVEACDTFIPEPERDIDRPFLMPIEDVFSISGRGTVVTGRVERGIIKVGEEVEIVGMKDTTKTVCTGVEMFRKILDQGQAGDNVGVLLRGIKRDDVERGQVLAAPKSITPHRRFKAEVYVLSKEEGGRHTPFFGGYRPQFYFRTTDVTGVVTLPEGVEMIMPGDNTTFDVEMIAPIAMEPGLRFAIREGGRTVGAGVVSEITE
- the rpsJ gene encoding 30S ribosomal protein S10; its protein translation is MVTMNSERIRIKLRAYDYRILDKAVAEIVDSAKNTGAGVAGPIPLPTRVHKYTVNKSVHVDKKSREQFEMRVHKRLLDILEPTQQTVDSLGKLNLPAGVDVEIKL